A genomic segment from Luteolibacter ambystomatis encodes:
- a CDS encoding winged helix-turn-helix transcriptional regulator, with amino-acid sequence MKHDQCPVMRTLEVMGGKWKPIILHYLDEGPRRTGELGRLIPQASGKMLTQQLRELERDGIVRRKIYREVPPKVEYSLTPRGESLRPIIRAMCEWAKVNPREGRRRDRAGSDG; translated from the coding sequence ATGAAACACGACCAATGCCCGGTGATGCGTACGCTGGAGGTGATGGGCGGCAAGTGGAAGCCGATCATCCTCCACTATCTGGACGAGGGCCCGCGCCGCACCGGTGAACTCGGGCGGCTGATCCCGCAGGCGAGCGGGAAGATGCTCACCCAGCAGCTCCGGGAGCTGGAGCGGGACGGCATCGTGCGGCGGAAGATCTACCGCGAAGTGCCGCCGAAGGTGGAATACTCGCTGACCCCGCGCGGCGAATCCCTTCGCCCCATCATCCGCGCGATGTGCGAGTGGGCGAAGGTGAATCCGCGGGAAGGCAGGAGGCGGGATCGAGCTGGCTCGGATGGATAG